From Toxorhynchites rutilus septentrionalis strain SRP chromosome 2, ASM2978413v1, whole genome shotgun sequence, a single genomic window includes:
- the LOC129766967 gene encoding uncharacterized protein LOC129766967 has translation MSSMSASNGESTPLPAATEVAPAAAAPAPAPAPVSASVSATAPEPSSVANGNSNVRIVEKVETATMTDTLPIEKEESESGVQSSKVIASGCEVKSCSTGQPQQPPSEIEVQSVPTALLVGKSEVIIKEVVQEMQTLELDDSEAPDTLSPLMTDNHTYLQHQELIREDGESSPQHHFHHHHHHHGHDEIHDYDLDDDEEEDDDLYMEDDDHLNTHQVAPVANMKHSDTKDSISSIDSDVSLSYDRRSSAEMRHAPEDAGTGSSDENAKDSGCENAKKQDETTSAEEDAFEIPDDDMCEKIIEQVEFYFSNDNILKDAFLLKHVRRNKEGFVSLKLVSSFKRVRQLTKDWRVVGYAIKRKSVKIELNDLGTKIRRLESLPVYDETTPSRTVVATGLPYDKYTVEKVSELFSKCGEISLIRVLRPGGPIPADVRQFINKHPELQQNECALIEFTESVSARRAQNMEEFIVLELIAPKKKTGKKANVTKFVENYKFVAAHDIERSRGGEAFDRFKMRRGSGFYPKHEMQHVYQQMVAQPQQLPQQEQPTMQSIIPLQPQHQSQLQQQAPVFIPQQRKYSYGNENFDYFNRRPSSFSMGGSDPSRKFSNCSDGYSSCGEMSRRTSQCSSAADSMSRRASNCSEVQSRRSSNCSEFCSCSRRVSQCSDVYRRMSQCSEHSNRKFSVGSSYDRKFTNSPEMGMPQRRISMDSNYERKFSAGSIGFESPNISPRKYSNGFDPLRKLSSNSEYYNGRRISADSGYDRRISIGSECSTGGPRSRSGSAVQMQCLQHGQQGSETVRTPIGPDGSKGFGSRTRRIGQIVPPA, from the coding sequence ATGTCTTCAATGAGTGCCTCTAATGGTGAATCTACACCACTGCCAGCTGCTACGGAGGTGgcgccagcagcagcagccccaGCTCCAGCCCCAGCCCCAGTCTCAGCTTCAGTCTCGGCCACTGCCCCGGAGCCGTCAAGCGTGGCGAATGGTAATAGCAATGTAAGAATCGTTGAAAAGGTGGAAACCGCCACAATGACTGATACACTTCCCATAGAAAAAGAAGAAAGTGAAAGTGGTGTACAGAGCAGTAAAGTGATCGCGAGCGGATGTGAGGTGAAAAGTTGTAGCACAGGGCAGCCACAACAACCACCGTCCGAAATCGAAGTCCAGAGTGTGCCAACAGCCCTGCTGGTGGGGAAGAGTGAGGTGATCATCAAAGAggtggtccaggagatgcaaaCACTAGAACTGGACGATTCCGAAGCGCCCGACACGCTCTCACCATTGATGACCGATAATCACACGTATTTGCAGCATCAGGAACTGATAAGGGAAGATGGTGAATCCAGTCCTCAGCATCATTTCCATCATCATCACCACCACCATGGCCACGATGAGATTCACGATTACGATCTGGATGACGATGAGGAAGAGGACGACGATCTGTATATGGAGGATGATGATCATTTGAACACCCATCAGGTGGCTCCTGTGGCCAATATGAAGCATTCGGACACGAAAGACTCGATCAGTTCGATCGATAGTGATGTTTCGCTGTCGTACGACAGGAGAAGCTCGGCCGAGATGCGGCATGCCCCGGAGGACGCCGGAACTGGTTCGTCCGATGAGAACGCCAAGGACTCGGGCTGCGAAAACGCAAAGAAACAAGATGAAACCACCAGCGCCGAAGAGGATGCATTCGAGATTCCCGATGATGATATGTGCGAAAAGATAATCGAACAGGTAGAGTTCTATTTCTCGAACGATAACATTCTGAAGGACGCCTTTTTGTTGAAACATGTGCGCCGCAATAAGGAGGGTTTCGTCAGTTTGAAGCTGGTCTCGAGCTTCAAGCGGGTTCGTCAATTGACGAAGGATTGGCGTGTTGTTGGGTACGCCATCAAGCGCAAGAGCGTCAAGATCGAGCTGAACGATCTGGGAACGAAGATTCGCCGCCTAGAGTCACTGCCAGTGTACGACGAGACAACTCCTTCCCGCACGGTGGTCGCTACCGGGTTGCCATACGACAAATACACCGTCGAAAAGGTGTCCGAACTTTTCTCGAAATGCGGCGAGATTTCACTGATTCGTGTCCTCCGACCTGGCGGACCCATTCCGGCGGATGTCCGCCAGTTCATCAACAAACATCCCGAACTGCAGCAGAACGAGTGCGCACTGATCGAGTTCACCGAGTCGGTGTCGGCTCGTCGCGCCCAGAACATGGAGGAGTTCATTGTACTGGAACTGATCGCACCGAAAAAGAAGACTGGCAAAAAGGCCAACGTAACCAAGTTCGTGGAAAATTACAAATTCGTCGCTGCCCACGATATCGAGCGCAGCCGGGGCGGTGAGGCGTTCGATCGTTTCAAGATGCGACGTGGATCGGGTTTCTATCCAAAGCACGAAATGCAGCATGTGTATCAACAAATGGTCGCACAACCGCAACAGCTACCGCAGCAAGAGCAGCCAACCATGCAGTCGATCATACCGCTGCAACCCCAGCACCAGTCCCAGCTGCAGCAGCAGGCCCCCGTGTTCATACCGCAGCAGAGAAAGTATTCGTACGGAAATGAAAACTTTGATTACTTCAATCGGCGACCGAGCTCTTTTTCGATGGGCGGCAGCGATCCTTCCCGCAAGTTCTCCAACTGCTCGGATGGGTACTCCAGCTGTGGCGAAATGTCCCGACGCACGTCGCAGTGCTCATCCGCGGCCGACAGTATGTCCCGCCGGGCCTCCAATTGCTCCGAAGTGCAATCCAGGCGGTCATCCAACTGCTCGGAGTTCTGCTCGTGCTCACGAAGAGTCTCCCAATGTTCGGACGTCTACCGCCGAATGTCCCAATGCTCGGAGCACAGCAACCGCAAGTTCTCGGTCGGATCGAGCTACGATCGCAAATTTACCAATTCACCGGAAATGGGCATGCCCCAGCGCCGGATCTCGATGGACTCGAACTACGAGCGCAAGTTCTCCGCCGGATCGATCGGTTTCGAGAGTCCAAACATTTCCCCCCGGAAGTATTCCAACGGGTTCGATCCACTGCGGAAGCTGTCCAGCAACTCGGAGTACTACAACGGTCGTCGCATTTCCGCCGACTCGGGCTACGATCGGCGTATTTCGATTGGCTCCGAGTGCTCAACCGGTGGTCCTCGATCGCGCTCGGGTAGCGCCGTCCAGATGCAGTGTCTACAGCACGGTCAGCAAGGCAGCGAGACGGTGCGTACCCCCATCGGACCGGACGGAAGCAAGGGCTTCGGATCCAGAACCAGACGGATCGGGCAGATTGTGCCGCCCGCCTAA